In one window of Campylobacter coli DNA:
- a CDS encoding glycosyltransferase family 2 protein has protein sequence MPKLSVIVPTFNRSSLLQKAVQSILNQDFKDLEIIISDDNSSDDTKSVVENLQKSDKRIKYFLNQNYKQGPNGNKNNGLDKASGEFITFLDDDDELLPYALGVLMQKADEGYSHVFGNCLIEKEGILSDEFSGRGLEKEGEISKKDFLMQRFSGEFFSVFKASLLKNKRFNEEFYGNEATLWVNLYEEKSFYIHKAFRIYRVFRKDSVTLGASKNAHRVYLGYLELARILENELKASGDDDYRKTCASYYKMAAYYAKLSANYKALYHCLFKSLSIKINTPALILLTLSIIPNKMIEKLSKIRVALCKN, from the coding sequence ATGCCTAAACTTTCTGTTATAGTTCCTACTTTTAATCGCTCTTCCTTGCTTCAAAAGGCAGTTCAAAGTATCTTAAATCAAGATTTTAAAGACTTAGAAATCATTATAAGTGATGATAATTCTAGCGATGATACTAAAAGTGTTGTAGAGAATTTGCAAAAAAGCGATAAACGCATTAAGTATTTTTTAAATCAAAATTACAAACAAGGCCCTAATGGCAATAAAAACAATGGCTTAGATAAGGCCAGTGGAGAATTTATAACCTTTTTAGATGACGATGATGAGCTTTTACCCTATGCCTTGGGCGTTTTAATGCAAAAAGCAGATGAGGGTTATTCTCATGTTTTTGGAAATTGCCTTATAGAAAAAGAAGGAATTTTAAGCGATGAGTTTAGCGGTAGAGGTTTGGAAAAAGAGGGTGAAATTTCTAAGAAAGATTTTTTAATGCAGCGTTTTAGTGGGGAATTTTTTTCTGTTTTTAAGGCTTCTTTGCTTAAAAATAAGCGTTTTAATGAGGAATTTTATGGCAATGAAGCCACGCTTTGGGTGAATTTATACGAAGAAAAAAGTTTTTATATCCATAAAGCTTTTAGAATTTATCGTGTTTTTAGAAAAGATAGCGTTACACTAGGAGCGAGTAAAAATGCTCATAGGGTGTATTTGGGGTATTTAGAGCTTGCGAGAATTTTAGAAAATGAGTTAAAAGCTTCTGGGGATGATGATTATAGGAAAACTTGTGCGAGTTATTATAAAATGGCAGCTTATTATGCAAAATTAAGTGCAAATTATAAAGCACTTTATCATTGTTTATTCAAAAGTTTGAGTATTAAAATCAATACTCCTGCTTTGATATTACTTACTTTAAGTATAATTCCAAATAAAATGATTGAAAAACTATCAAAAATTCGGGTGGCTTTATGCAAAAATTAG
- a CDS encoding STT3 domain-containing protein yields MLKKEYFKNPTFILFAFIILAYTFSVLCRFYWIFWASEFNEYFFNNELMIISNDGYAFAEGARDMIAGFHQPNDLSYYGSSLSTLTYWFYKITPFSLESIFIYISTFLSSLVVIPLILIANEYKRPLMGFVAALLASIANSYYNRTMSGYYDTDMLVIVLAMMIVFFMIRLILRKDLLSLIALPLFVGIYLWWYPSSYTLNVALLGLLFIYTLVFHIKEKMLYMAIILASITLSNIAWFYQSAIIVILFSLFVLQNKRFSFALLGILGLATLVFLILSGGVDPILYQLKFYIFRSDESANLAQGFMYFNVNQTIQEVESIDLSIFMQRISGSVLVFFISLVGFVLLVGKHKSMILALPMLALGFLALKSGLRFTIYAVPVLALGFGFLMSLLQERKQKNNNTFWWANIGVFILTFLSLIPMFYHINNYKAPTVFSQSEATKLDELKEIAQREDYVVAWWDYGYPIRYYSDVKTLADGGKHLGKDNFFPSFALSKDQVAAANMARLSVEYTEKSFYAAPNDILKNDLLQAMMKDYNQNNVDLFLASLSKPDFKINTPKTRDIYIYMPARMSLIFSTVASFSFVDLDTGEISKPFTFSAAYPLDVKNGEIYLSNGIVLNDDFRSFKINNSTISVNSIIEINSIKQGEYKITPIDNTAQFYIFYLKDSTIPYAQFILMDKTMFNSAYVQMFFLGNYDKNLYDLVINARDAKVFKLKI; encoded by the coding sequence ATGTTAAAAAAAGAATACTTTAAAAACCCAACTTTTATTTTATTTGCTTTTATAATTTTGGCGTATACCTTTAGTGTTTTATGTAGGTTTTATTGGATTTTTTGGGCAAGTGAATTTAATGAATATTTTTTCAATAACGAACTTATGATTATCTCCAATGATGGATATGCTTTTGCAGAAGGTGCAAGAGATATGATAGCGGGTTTTCATCAGCCTAATGATTTGAGTTATTATGGTTCTTCGCTTTCAACGCTTACATATTGGTTTTATAAAATAACCCCCTTTTCTTTAGAAAGCATTTTTATATATATCAGTACTTTTTTATCTTCTTTGGTGGTTATACCTTTGATTTTAATCGCTAATGAATATAAACGTCCTTTAATGGGATTTGTTGCAGCATTGCTAGCCAGTATAGCCAATAGTTATTATAATCGCACGATGAGCGGATATTATGATACTGATATGCTTGTTATAGTTCTTGCGATGATGATAGTTTTCTTTATGATAAGACTGATTTTAAGAAAAGATTTATTGTCTTTGATAGCGCTGCCTTTGTTTGTAGGAATTTATCTTTGGTGGTATCCATCAAGCTATACTTTAAATGTTGCTCTGCTAGGACTTTTATTTATCTATACCTTGGTTTTTCATATAAAAGAAAAAATGCTTTATATGGCTATCATTCTAGCTTCTATCACGCTTTCAAATATAGCTTGGTTTTATCAAAGCGCTATCATTGTCATACTTTTTAGTCTTTTTGTTTTGCAAAATAAGCGTTTTAGCTTTGCTTTGCTTGGGATTTTAGGTTTGGCAACTTTGGTATTTTTGATACTAAGTGGCGGGGTTGATCCTATACTTTATCAGCTTAAATTTTATATTTTTAGAAGCGATGAGAGTGCGAATTTAGCCCAAGGTTTTATGTATTTTAATGTAAATCAAACCATACAAGAAGTAGAAAGTATAGATTTGAGTATTTTTATGCAAAGGATTAGCGGAAGTGTCCTTGTATTTTTTATATCTTTAGTTGGTTTTGTTTTACTTGTTGGAAAACATAAAAGTATGATTTTAGCTTTACCGATGTTAGCTTTAGGATTTTTAGCACTTAAGAGCGGGCTTCGTTTTACTATTTATGCAGTACCTGTTTTAGCACTTGGATTTGGTTTTTTAATGAGCCTTTTACAAGAAAGAAAGCAAAAAAACAATAATACCTTTTGGTGGGCCAATATAGGAGTCTTTATATTGACTTTTTTAAGCTTAATTCCTATGTTCTATCATATCAACAACTACAAAGCGCCGACAGTTTTTTCTCAAAGTGAGGCTACGAAATTAGATGAACTTAAAGAAATTGCACAAAGAGAAGATTATGTGGTAGCTTGGTGGGATTATGGATATCCTATTAGGTATTACAGCGATGTTAAGACTTTGGCTGATGGGGGTAAGCATTTAGGCAAGGATAATTTTTTCCCATCTTTTGCCTTAAGTAAAGATCAAGTAGCTGCTGCAAATATGGCAAGACTTAGTGTAGAATACACAGAAAAAAGTTTTTATGCTGCTCCAAATGATATTTTAAAAAATGATCTTTTACAAGCCATGATGAAAGATTATAATCAAAATAATGTGGATTTGTTTTTAGCTTCGCTTTCCAAGCCTGATTTTAAAATCAATACACCAAAAACACGTGATATATATATTTATATGCCAGCTAGAATGTCTTTGATTTTCTCAACCGTGGCTAGTTTTTCTTTTGTGGATTTAGATACAGGTGAGATAAGCAAACCTTTTACTTTTAGCGCGGCTTATCCACTTGATGTTAAAAATGGAGAAATTTATCTTAGCAATGGCATTGTATTAAACGATGATTTTAGAAGTTTTAAAATAAATAACAGTACTATATCTGTAAATAGCATCATAGAGATTAATTCTATCAAGCAAGGTGAATATAAAATTACTCCTATTGATAATACGGCTCAATTTTATATTTTCTATCTTAAAGATAGCACCATACCTTATGCTCAGTTTATTTTAATGGATAAAACCATGTTTAACAGTGCTTATGTGCAAATGTTTTTCCTTGGAAATTATGATAAAAATTTGTATGATTTAGTGATTAATGCTAGAGATGCAAAAGTTTTTAAACTCAAAATTTAA
- a CDS encoding glycosyltransferase codes for MQKLAIFIYSLGSGGAERVVATLLPILSLKFEVHLILMNDKISYEISECKIHFLERSKPSENPILKFLKLPFLALKYKKLCQKLNIDTEFVFLNRPNYIALMAKIFGNKTRLVINECTTPSVMYAKNNFNSLANKLLISLLYPKADLILPNSKGNLEDLLCNFKINKAKCEILYNAIDLEKIEQKALEDISLKDKFILSVGRLDEGKNHALLIRAYARLKTDLKLVILGEGVLKDELLALIKDLNLEDKVLLLGFDNNPYKYMSKCEFFAFASVFEGFSNVLIESLACGCAVVCTDHRSGARELFGDDEFGLLVEVNNENSMFMGLKTMLEDENLRKAYKKKARDRALDFDKVKIARNALKYLLG; via the coding sequence ATGCAAAAATTAGCGATTTTTATTTATTCTTTAGGAAGCGGAGGTGCCGAAAGAGTGGTGGCAACTTTACTTCCGATTTTAAGTTTGAAATTTGAAGTGCATTTAATTTTAATGAATGATAAAATTTCTTATGAAATTTCTGAATGCAAAATCCATTTTTTAGAGCGTTCAAAACCTAGTGAAAATCCTATTTTAAAATTTTTAAAACTTCCTTTTTTGGCTTTAAAATATAAAAAGCTTTGCCAAAAATTAAATATCGATACGGAATTTGTTTTTTTAAATAGGCCTAATTATATCGCATTGATGGCAAAAATATTTGGCAATAAAACTCGCCTTGTAATCAACGAATGTACCACTCCAAGCGTGATGTATGCTAAAAACAATTTCAATTCTTTAGCCAATAAACTTTTGATTTCTTTGCTTTATCCAAAAGCTGATTTGATTTTGCCTAATTCTAAAGGAAATTTAGAAGATTTATTGTGCAATTTTAAAATCAACAAAGCAAAGTGTGAAATTTTATACAATGCCATAGATTTGGAAAAAATAGAGCAAAAAGCACTTGAAGATATAAGTTTAAAAGATAAATTTATTTTAAGCGTGGGAAGGCTTGATGAGGGTAAAAATCACGCCTTGCTTATCCGTGCTTATGCGAGATTAAAAACAGATTTAAAGCTTGTGATTTTGGGTGAAGGTGTGCTAAAAGATGAGCTTTTGGCTTTGATTAAAGACTTAAATTTGGAAGATAAGGTTTTGCTTTTAGGTTTTGATAATAATCCTTATAAATACATGTCTAAGTGTGAATTTTTTGCTTTTGCTTCTGTATTTGAGGGTTTTTCAAATGTTTTAATCGAAAGTCTAGCCTGTGGCTGTGCAGTAGTTTGCACTGATCATAGAAGTGGTGCAAGAGAGCTTTTTGGAGACGATGAGTTTGGACTTTTGGTAGAAGTAAATAATGAAAATTCTATGTTTATGGGCTTAAAAACAATGCTTGAGGATGAAAATTTAAGAAAAGCTTACAAAAAAAAGGCAAGGGATAGAGCTCTTGATTTTGATAAGGTAAAAATAGCACGCAATGCTTTAAAATATTTATTAGGATAA
- a CDS encoding ATP-binding cassette domain-containing protein, producing the protein MLKKIFFILSKEDKKFLFSLLLFSVFISFIESFAISLVMPFITLASDFSYFDKNKYLIQLKDYLALPVFEIIVYFGVVLIVFYVLRALLNSYYFHLLARFSKGRYHAIAYKVFAKFLNTDYENFTQKNQSEILKSITGEVYNLSTMISSFLLMMSEIFVVLLLYTLMLLVNYKITLFLSLFMIINAFILIKVLSPIVKKAGLKREEAMKNFFEILNTNLNNFKLIKLKTKEDGVLNLFKTQSEIFARANITNESVSAMPRIYLEGVGFCVLVFIVVFLVFKNQSDISGILATISIFVLALYRLMPSANRIITSYHDLLYYRSSLDIIYQILKQKEESLGEEKIDFDKELRLENLTFGYKDKKNLFTCLNLSIKKGEKIAFIGESGCGKSTLVDIIIGLLSPREGRVLLDENELNMKNVKNYRQKIGYIPQNIYLFNDSIAKNISFGDEVDEEKLQRVIKQANLEYFVKNLPQGAQTKVGDGGSNLSGGQKQRIAIARALYLDPEILVLDEATSALDTESEARIMDEIYKISKDKTMIIIAHRLSTITRCDSIYRLENGKLFKEDKK; encoded by the coding sequence GTGCTAAAAAAAATATTTTTTATTTTAAGCAAAGAGGATAAAAAATTTTTATTCTCTTTACTGCTTTTTTCGGTTTTTATTTCTTTTATAGAAAGTTTTGCTATTTCTTTAGTGATGCCTTTTATCACTTTGGCTAGTGATTTTTCTTATTTTGATAAAAATAAGTATTTAATCCAGCTTAAAGACTATCTTGCTTTACCTGTTTTTGAGATTATAGTTTATTTTGGCGTGGTGCTTATTGTCTTTTATGTTTTGCGTGCTTTGTTAAATAGTTATTATTTTCACCTCTTAGCCCGCTTTTCAAAGGGTAGGTATCATGCTATCGCTTATAAAGTTTTTGCAAAATTTTTAAATACAGATTATGAAAATTTTACTCAAAAAAATCAATCCGAAATTCTAAAGTCTATCACCGGAGAAGTTTACAATCTAAGCACCATGATTTCATCATTTTTGCTGATGATGAGCGAAATTTTTGTCGTGCTTTTGCTTTATACTCTCATGCTTTTAGTAAATTATAAAATCACTTTATTTTTAAGTCTTTTTATGATTATAAATGCTTTTATTTTGATCAAAGTTCTTAGTCCTATCGTTAAAAAAGCAGGTCTTAAACGCGAGGAAGCGATGAAGAATTTTTTTGAAATTCTTAATACAAATTTAAATAATTTTAAATTAATAAAACTCAAAACTAAAGAAGATGGTGTTTTAAATCTTTTTAAAACTCAAAGTGAGATCTTTGCTAGGGCAAATATCACCAATGAAAGTGTAAGTGCTATGCCAAGAATTTATCTTGAAGGAGTTGGATTTTGCGTACTTGTTTTCATAGTGGTTTTTTTAGTATTTAAAAATCAAAGTGATATATCTGGAATTTTAGCGACTATCTCTATCTTTGTTTTAGCGCTTTATCGTTTGATGCCAAGTGCAAATCGTATCATTACAAGCTATCATGATTTGCTTTATTATCGCTCTTCTTTGGATATTATTTATCAAATTTTAAAGCAAAAAGAAGAGAGTTTGGGCGAAGAAAAAATTGATTTTGATAAAGAATTAAGGCTAGAAAATTTAACTTTTGGATACAAGGATAAAAAGAATTTATTTACTTGTTTAAATTTAAGCATAAAAAAAGGCGAAAAGATCGCATTTATAGGAGAAAGTGGCTGTGGAAAAAGCACTTTAGTAGATATAATCATAGGACTTTTAAGTCCTAGAGAGGGTAGAGTACTTCTTGATGAAAATGAGCTAAATATGAAAAATGTTAAGAATTATCGCCAAAAAATAGGTTATATCCCGCAAAATATCTATCTTTTTAACGACAGCATTGCTAAGAATATCAGCTTTGGAGATGAGGTAGATGAAGAAAAGCTTCAAAGAGTGATCAAACAAGCTAATTTAGAATATTTTGTGAAAAATTTACCCCAAGGAGCGCAAACAAAAGTAGGCGATGGCGGGAGTAATTTAAGCGGTGGACAAAAGCAACGCATAGCTATCGCAAGAGCTTTGTATTTAGATCCTGAAATTCTAGTTCTTGATGAGGCTACTTCCGCACTTGATACGGAAAGTGAAGCAAGGATTATGGATGAAATTTATAAGATTTCTAAAGATAAAACCATGATTATTATCGCGCACCGTCTTTCAACTATCACGCGTTGTGATAGCATCTATCGTTTAGAAAACGGCAAACTTTTCAAGGAGGATAAAAAGTGA
- a CDS encoding glycosyltransferase: MKITFIIATLNSGGAERVLATLANALCTQYEVSIIKFHAGDSFYKLEENIKLITLEQFRFDTLYHKIASRFKKYLALRRALKENESDVFISFLDTTNIACIFAKIGLKTPLIISEHSNEAYLKSKIWRFLRRLSYPFCDALSVLGSSDKIYYEKFVKRVKLLPNPCHFSTEISLNEHFEKENLVLFIGRLDQNKNPKMFLKAIAHLDKKLQENYEFVVAGDGELRQELEYKAKSLGVKVKFLGRVENVKALYEKAKVLCLCSFVEGLPTVLIESLYFEVCRISTSYYNGAKDLISDNEDGFLVGCDDEIALARKLELVLKDEQLRKNIVMNAKKRCEDFEISHIKKQWLELIDEVKNA; encoded by the coding sequence GTGAAGATAACTTTTATCATAGCCACTTTAAATTCAGGAGGTGCTGAGCGTGTTTTAGCAACTTTAGCAAATGCGCTTTGTACTCAGTATGAAGTAAGCATTATCAAATTTCATGCGGGCGATTCTTTTTATAAACTTGAAGAAAATATCAAACTTATAACTTTAGAGCAATTTAGATTTGACACTTTGTATCATAAAATCGCAAGCCGTTTTAAAAAATACCTAGCATTAAGACGAGCTTTAAAAGAAAATGAAAGCGATGTTTTTATCTCTTTTTTAGATACGACAAATATCGCTTGTATTTTTGCCAAGATAGGCTTAAAAACCCCATTAATTATAAGCGAACATAGTAATGAAGCTTATTTAAAATCCAAAATTTGGCGTTTCTTAAGACGCTTGAGTTATCCTTTTTGCGATGCTTTGAGTGTGCTTGGAAGTAGCGATAAGATTTATTATGAAAAATTTGTAAAAAGAGTAAAGCTTTTACCTAATCCTTGTCATTTTAGCACAGAAATTTCTTTAAATGAGCATTTTGAAAAAGAAAATTTAGTGCTATTTATAGGTCGTTTAGATCAAAACAAAAACCCCAAAATGTTTTTAAAAGCTATAGCACATTTAGATAAAAAATTACAAGAAAATTATGAATTTGTTGTAGCTGGCGATGGAGAATTAAGACAAGAGCTTGAATACAAAGCAAAATCTTTAGGCGTAAAAGTGAAATTTTTAGGGCGTGTTGAGAATGTAAAAGCGCTTTATGAAAAAGCCAAAGTGCTTTGTCTTTGCTCTTTTGTTGAGGGTTTGCCAACGGTTTTGATTGAGAGTTTGTATTTTGAAGTGTGTAGAATTTCAACTTCTTATTATAATGGAGCTAAGGACTTAATTAGCGATAATGAGGACGGATTTTTAGTGGGCTGTGATGATGAAATAGCTTTGGCTAGAAAGCTTGAGCTTGTATTAAAAGATGAACAACTAAGAAAAAACATCGTTATGAATGCTAAAAAAAGATGTGAAGATTTTGAAATTTCTCACATTAAAAAGCAATGGCTTGAGCTTATTGATGAGGTTAAAAATGCCTAA
- the pglA gene encoding N,N'-diacetylbacillosaminyl-diphospho-undecaprenol alpha-1,3-N-acetylgalactosaminyltransferase, with protein sequence MRVGFLTHAGASIYHFRLPIIKALIARGDEVFVIVPQDEYTEKLKALNLNIVVYELSRASLNPLIVFKNFLHLKNVLKSLNLDLLQSGAHKSNTFGLIAAKCAKIPYKIGLVEGLGSFYIEKGFKANLVRFVINTLYKLSFKIADSFIFVNQANADFMQNLGLKENKICVIKSVGINLKKFFPMRVNQETKKAFWQNLKIDEKPIVLMIARALWHKGVKEFYESAEHLKDRANFVLVGGRDNNPSCASLEFLNSGKVFYLGARSDIVELLQNCDIFVLPSYKEGFPVSVLEAKACGKAIVVSDCEGCVEAISNAYDGLWAKTKDSKDLSEKIQVLLEDESLRINLGKNAAKDALQYDENVITQRYLELYDKVIKNV encoded by the coding sequence ATGAGAGTAGGCTTTTTAACTCATGCAGGAGCAAGCATATATCATTTTAGATTGCCTATAATTAAAGCTTTGATTGCAAGAGGAGATGAGGTTTTTGTCATAGTCCCACAAGATGAATATACCGAAAAATTAAAGGCTTTAAATTTAAATATCGTTGTTTATGAGCTTTCAAGAGCGAGTTTAAATCCTTTAATTGTTTTTAAAAATTTTTTACATCTTAAAAATGTTTTAAAAAGCTTAAATTTGGATCTTTTGCAAAGTGGGGCGCATAAAAGCAATACCTTTGGCTTAATAGCTGCAAAATGTGCCAAAATTCCTTATAAAATTGGGCTTGTCGAAGGACTTGGATCTTTTTATATAGAGAAGGGCTTTAAAGCAAATTTAGTGCGTTTTGTTATCAATACTCTTTATAAACTTAGCTTTAAAATCGCTGATTCTTTCATCTTTGTAAATCAAGCTAATGCGGATTTTATGCAAAATTTAGGACTTAAGGAAAATAAAATTTGCGTGATTAAATCTGTAGGCATTAATCTTAAAAAATTCTTTCCTATGAGGGTAAATCAAGAAACCAAAAAAGCTTTTTGGCAAAATTTAAAAATTGATGAAAAACCTATTGTTTTGATGATAGCTAGAGCTTTATGGCATAAAGGTGTAAAAGAATTTTATGAAAGTGCAGAGCATTTAAAAGATAGAGCAAATTTTGTTTTAGTAGGCGGAAGAGATAATAATCCCTCTTGTGCAAGTTTGGAATTTTTAAATTCAGGCAAGGTTTTTTATTTGGGTGCTAGAAGCGATATAGTAGAACTTTTGCAAAATTGTGATATCTTTGTTTTACCCAGTTATAAAGAGGGTTTTCCAGTAAGTGTTTTAGAGGCGAAAGCTTGTGGCAAAGCTATTGTAGTGAGTGATTGTGAGGGTTGTGTTGAGGCAATTTCAAATGCTTATGATGGGCTTTGGGCTAAAACTAAAGATAGTAAAGATTTAAGCGAAAAAATACAAGTTTTATTAGAGGATGAAAGCTTAAGAATCAATCTAGGCAAAAATGCAGCCAAGGATGCCTTGCAATATGATGAAAATGTTATCACACAGCGTTATTTAGAACTTTATGATAAGGTGATTAAAAATGTATGA